In Alosa sapidissima isolate fAloSap1 chromosome 5, fAloSap1.pri, whole genome shotgun sequence, the genomic stretch catagcGGACTCCCTTGGTCTggttaaggcgagacacggcaggtgaaaacatcgttttttcatgcactggtcaatttcgagctTTTGGGCTAATTTACCTTAGCATTtattctttcacactactaggctacaacaacaaagtctgatttacacatttaggtgtttatttcattacattttgtctactcgcgcctgtataaaATCAAAAAATCAGAAAATCAGATTaacttgaaaataaaaaaaaacatctctatagaactttttatttattatttatttctcctccatctatctacccatgtccttgattgcctagcctttccttgcccctgttgctcttgggtgctccttgttggtgccccccccccccccaatcccaatcctcccccacctttcttatgcagcccttgccacttaatctactaaacccctcttctactgcactttttactcccccccccataaatgcacaaataggctgacaccagacataatttcatgcctactgtcacactgcatggtaggctataaccaaaagcccatattttgtaaataagcaggtcggatcgcgggtcggCTAGGCTGTAATtgtgtcctaattaatattcgcggtctgagttgcggtcgggttgattaaaatatcgggggAGCGGggcgcttgtgaccaaacccgcgcaacactggcACCTTtgtacaccaaactttccagtTATAGACatttagcagtatttttaagatatttacagagggatttgttaataaatcattcctggtctgatttatgtgacattttaatcaaaacaatatggcaaaaatagatttttttaaggctatggacagtatattttgatttcctaggtaatgaaagcagatatcctgaaatccctctgtaattttATTTTCATCTTATGTGTAAATTGTACACACAAGTACTTTTGTAGTAATTTTGTACCTGGCTTTATCATATCTTCAGATCTATCTAGGCCTACCGAAAATATATGCAAAATTGCATATTTAATGAGAAtacctaatttgcataattaaacatttgaatttcaaaaacttgtaatacattttttttcatacctgtgtaagtaatcaactgaggaAGTTTCATGGTGCTGTCTATTATTTTAcaattttaccctattcacctgtagtgtctagTCGCCTTAAAGCCAGACTAGCTGAGGCGGGGAGTAGTCTTATATCTGCTCTTAAAATTCAGGGCTTTGAGCTCGGCCCTAAAGTTGTGATTGAGCCAGCAGTAGATGAAAGGGTTGTAGCAGGTGCTGCTAGTGGCGAACCAGTGAAAGGAGAAGTAGACGGCATTGTTGGCCTGGATGACTTTGCTGGAGAGCAGCACCACGTAGCAGTTGAGGGGGAACCAGCAGATGGCGAAGAcggccaccaccagcaccagcatcTTGACCGTCATGCGCTTGCGGCGGCGGTGAGCGATAGACTGGGCCAGCGTCACGTCGCCGATGGTGTTGTGCACCCACACCTTCTTGGCCACGATGATGTACGCCACTGAGATGATGGACAGCGGCAGAACATAGAGCAAAACGAAGGTGGCCAGGTCCAGATACTTCCAGAAGAGGTCGGACGGTGCAGGGAAACTGGGCAAGCAGATGACGCGCACTTCACTGGTGGAGCgacaatgagagagaaagagagagagaaagagagagagagaaaatattcTGAATGTATTCAATTACATCTAAATCAtgtgtaaaaaaacaaacaggcaGGCATAAATATAAAACATTATCCAATCCACAGGGATACAGTGAGACAGATATGACCAATAAAGTAAGAAGGACAAAGATACTTCCCTCCTGAAAAACAGACACAAATGGATGTCTGACATAAAATGTCAGATGATGTTTTATTGGTCCAGTAATTTTAGTATCAGGTCTCCTCTCATTGGTAAACATACTTATTTCATTAGTATATCTAAATGTTGACCGTTCAGCTTATTCTCAGGCCCTTCTGAATGAGCCCACAGTGGAATCTGATCATAAGTCCCATGAGGAATCCTCCCTGAGCCTACATTTATATAGACAAAAGAATTAAAAACAAACCACTATGAACAGAGGTTAAAATAACCTCAGCCTTGCATTAAGAGTCATTTCAGGTTTGTTCTTACCCATACTCAAAGCGCAACAGTTGCTGATAGATCGCATGTGGCAGGGAGAAGCTGGAAGCCATCACCCATATCACCGCAATCCACACCAGGCCTTTCACACGAGACATCCGCTGCTTCATAGGATGCATGATCAGCTGgtcgaacacacatacacacacacacacagcagcattaacATTCATTGGCCACAGAAAGTTTACCTTGCAATTGATTCGGTCAGAATGTTTTATCAACATTAACAAAACATTTATTAACATTTTCAGGAATTTTCTACTTATCTACAGTATATCGCATGACCACAGGTACCACAGGCAACTGTCCCTGGAACAGACTACTGTGCATTATAGAgataccaaagatccttgattactagctccgctttaaccctctctggagATACGGTAGGGATTTTTTGTTTGACTTTCATTATTCAACTAATATCAACAGAACCTTTGCAATTTCaatttttgcccattgcttacaTACTAAAACGAATGCTTAGACAAAACCCTCAAATATACCTAAACTTTTTGTAGCATACCTTATTGTATACACGGTGTAACTatagcttaaacacattttctgcttTGTACATTATTTGCAATTCTGTAACACACTTATTGTGAAACACTACACACGGTTTCTTACATCAGACACGTTGTTCAAAAATGAAATCTTGTGTTATTGTTAGGAAAACACTTACATTCAAAATGCAAGCATATGGTAATTGgtaatactcacacacatacctgaaaaCATTTACAAAGAAAGCTGAATACAAATCAGTCTGAGGCTTAGCACTACAAATAGACTTGGCATGCAGGTATGTGGTTGGTGGTCATATACTTTTCATTGGCACACTGAAAATAAATTTTCAATAGGTTTTTAGAAATGGGGAGAGGCAAATACAGAATTGTACAAGGGTACTCAATGTAAAAGTACACTTGAACAGGTACACAATAACTTACCTGAAGTAGTGCTAAGCCTCAGACTGAGGCAGATCTGCATGCATTATGAATGGAAGTGTTTTCCCAGTGTTCCCTTGATAACAGGATTTCATTTTTGAAGTGAAGTGTCTAATGTAAGAAACCGTGTGTTTCACAATAAGTGTGTTGCAGAAAATCGTGTAAATCAGGTATTtgcttgcgtatacaaggaatttggtctctgcatttatcccatccttgaattagtgatgcacacagagcacacagtgaacacacagtgaggtgaagcacacactaacccggagcagtgagctgccttgctacagcggcgcacggggagcagtgaggggttaggtgccttgctcaagggcacttcagctgtggatgtgggaatgggagagcagtgctcaaccacttcccctgcccacattttttcgaagccctaaccagtaggccacatcTGCCCCTTCTGAAATTGCAAACAATGAGCAAAGCAGAAAATGTGATTGATCGTACATGCGTGTGTATTTAGTGAATTCTTGCAATGTGATGCTGTTTTACATAAGCAACTCACCCAATGCATTTACAGTCCATTAGCTCAGCTAGTGCTACGTAATGCAGCTATTCCAATTGGTATATTCATAATTtacattatttacactattactTATGACAGTATGATTGTAAGTGATTTTATTTGAACAGGCTATACTAGCTTAAAGGTGCTTTAAGCGATGGTAGGCTAcgtgttttttaggctaaaacctTTTATGTTACTTTACCAACCGctatctgtctgtgtcctgaatacactgtaaaaaaaaacatgatctcgcgatctctgtggacagcccaggctccaaaaacggcaacaaaaacaacctgggcaaacctagccgataaaaacataacaaactgttccaaattttgttttgaaaaataatctaataaaatagtctaaagcactcatattttcattctatattgatcaacttttgcacacagctggttgctagggcttagttgtgtttctaagggatatcaagtgacctagagggctgaaatgtggtcagttcagagatgcttgtaatccggcagaaagaaaaaactatattctagcctctgtagctctttgtcagtacatcacacagttatcttGACTGCTTCCTACGAAAgctacaggttctcagctttctatagaggtccagcacttgatggttgaccccaaaagaggtgggaacaatgcccttgtaaataggcacagtgcaatttcaggcaaaaaaaaCTTGACATTTTTACTGAGAACTATGTAGTTAGggggttatttaaaaaaaatttaaatgggctaagccccgaatgtttacaatgtctggctccgcccctgacatccatcttctttgttttcaagtagcagggaattcacgccgaaccgTTGGAACTcggccatcaatcattatgttaagcccgcctaccgactcacgatgtgattggccttatcgcagcttaatttttccagctcgcaagccaacagagagttgctagaatctagaattaaatttgctgccgctagggtgcgtctagatttctaggctagtaagCTATATCAAAAACTGTAAATTGATGCATTAAACGtaccaaattgtttcagaagAGCAGCAAACACAATcttaaacaaaggttttaaatgcagctgTTTACCAGGCTCTGGTAGGCTACCTGGGTCTTAATGGAACTAACACAAACCAGGCCAGACAGATGTCTGAAAGAATATAATTAGGTTACCTGATGTCTGTCCACAGCAATGGCGACCAGGGTCAGAGCGGACACATGCACGGAGCAATACTGCGCAAAGCGACTGACGTGGCACATCGCCCTGCCAAAAACCCAAGTGCTGTGGACAAACCGCACCTGCAGTATCGAAGTAAGCATCAATCTATTAGCACACATTCATAGGCATCAGTGGCAGCATGTAGGCCTAGCACTTTTTTCTTGGAAAGACAGGAATTTCAGGGGAGAGAAAATGTGATTATTCGGTGTGACGTTCATACACTTCACGTCATGTATTTGTATTCTCAGTCAATGATTAAACAGTGAACACAGCCAATGATTAAACAGTGAAcacttaagcaatatagcacgagtgagagtggggttggtcatggatattcccacgggtgttgttcggccgtagccacgaggccggaggccgagtggcgcaggcaacaacagccgtgggaatatccatgaccaatcccacgatcacgagtgctatattgcttttatacaacaattccaccacaaactaaataatctgaaaacaccccaatattgtttaaaaatgttaatttcgacatcgttcttacgcatcaaaaacaGTTCCAttttctatagaccctttcaacaataaaaacaaaaacaatgcttgaacgttctatttgggccccaatctacttcctctgcattaagataacatatggaatgttaaaaaggaagtcttgtgtcaaatcttcgcattgtatcgcggagtgatttattattagctgtgctgagtctgagttgaaatgtccagggatattccaactcatggaacgtcactcggccaatcagaaacaaataaatagttccatagaacccaattgttgtataaattaCGTTTTGAAACTACACCTTAGTTATGGAGTGGTTTAGAAGAACTGGATGATTTTCAAAACATGCATTTCATCGAAAATATTTCGTCAGAAGATGTGCCAACATTAGTTTGAATTGCACTGTCATTGCACGTTGGTTACACTTTTATTACAAGCGCAGgctaacatttatttttttcagttttatcCACAacttagctgctaacgttaccaTTAAAGTGTGGTGTTCAGTGGTTAAACTTATGTGGCCAGAAATATATTGTAGCCCATTGTTGAGTTTAACTTGATGAGGTAAAAACATAGCACTAGACTAGCTAACTAGCATGAAATCAGGGATCTTTGGTAACAGTTAGCCCAGCATTCACCTATTTTGTTCGGAGTAACCAATATGTATATGTAATATTAACTCTTTGAATGTCATAATAATTATATGTTTCAGGTGAGAGAATTGACACCACATGCATTGCAAGTTTTGCAATTATTCTGCAGACCAAGACGGTCTCATCAGACATCACCAGCTTAACCACAGAAGACCAAACCATTGGCCGTGTGTTCAccccaactgtgtgtgtgtcttcaaaaCCCAAGGAGCTTTAAGGTCACATCTTTCAAGAAATCATAGGAAAGGTACATCTGTTCACCATCATGAACATGAATATGATGCTTCACTTGAGGAACAAAGAATGCTCTTGATGGAAGCATCAAAGAAAGCCCGAGTAGATGACACACTTATCAGGGTGAAGATGGACCTGACATTCTCCCTCAGGTGGTTGAGGACCAACCCATGGTGATACAATATCGATGGCCTGCTTTGTTCTTTAAAGAACAGGTGTGTTTTTACAAAATTGACAGGTTGTCATTTAAACAGCTGTAGACTTTCATTTACATGGTAATATTCGGAGCAACACTATTGGCTTTACTCACTGTTCTTCTGTACATGTTAACAGATTGGTGAGGAGTTTTTTTCGCATCATCAACAAGAACTTACTGGGAACATTTTGAGCTGCAGTGGAGAAATACACTCCGAAACTCCTTTGGCTCTACCGAAAGCATCCTTTGGACAGGACCTAGAACACATCCTGATGAAGCTTGATGATGAGGTATGAGTTATGGTAGAGAAAATACCTCTGTTCACTGAGGTGAATGTTTCTTTGTCTGATATAAACACATTTTCCCctttcttttgtcttttgtgATAGACCTCTAATATTATCCGGCACCGCCAAGATGCTGCACTCAGAGGACTTCCCATTTTTCTCTGTGAGGAACCTGGAGAACTTTTCAAGCAATGTCTTGTAAGTATCAGTCATCATAACAGAAATATATGGAGACAAAATTAACATAGAAAGATGGGATGGAAGAAGATTGCCTCAGCTACAAATgtaatttaaaaatgtaaatcaggtttattggtcaagtatacttgtgtatacaaggaatttggtctcagCATTTATctcatccatgaattagtgaacacacagagcacacggtgaggtgaagcacacaccatgctacagcggcgctcgggtaACAGTGAGGTTAGACGCCTtggtcaagggcacttcagtcatggatgtgggcatgggagagtagtgctcaaccacttcccccgcccgcatttttcctactgggtcggggatcgaacctgcaacccttcggttacaagccagAACCCCtagccagtaggccacggctgccccattagAATTACAAAATGAAGAtgatatgtgtgttgtgtgtacttGAACATCACCTTTGAATGCTTTTGTCATCTCTGTTATAGGAAACTGATCCAGATGATGTGGCTGTGGGGGTGCTTTATGTCCTTGAGGACTGTGCTGTGGAAACCTCCTCTCCAAAGGTGCAAAACATTTCATTGATTTTGGAGGAATCTGTAGTTCTACAGGACATCGCAGATACTCCCACTGCAGTGGCATACCTACGCCCTCAACATTTCCTACCCAGaagatctctcacacacacacacacacacacacacacacacacacacacacacacacacacacaccctctctagcatgtacacacaaacactcactcatatACACTCTCTGGCctttctgtgtctatttttcattcATATTATTTTAAAGAGGCTTAACATAGTGgcactcttttttttgtttttaatcagtAAAATACACCCTTGGTCACAGTGAAATAAAATACTTGAAATGTACAACATTGTATGTTATGGATTTATTTTAGTTTGTGAATTTAAAAATTATGCAAGGGAAAATAAGTGAGTTTCCAGTATAGTGGAAAGAGAAATCCATATATTCTTGATCAACATTTCGTAGTGCTGTGAACGAGGCTATTGACTGAGCAAACATATATTAATTGGTAGAACGAGGAATTTACCATCAACAGaactaaactagatgtaccgcagagcggtacaaaatatggccgccgcccagtccagcacattttttccacaaaaataaatcatgctgaaaggcctatatgattctaactgtctcactaaattgcattatccaccctcaattctcactggtatctgctagacaacaagtaccaaaacatgattagttcatagatttcacatgtaaaattcattttatacaaccccaccccccatcttgcctgttcataattctgagaaattcttgaattgtgtgcatgtgtgcgtgtacacgtttatgtttatgtgtgtcggtgtgtgtgtgtgtgtgtgtgcgtgcttgtgtgtttgcctgcgtatgtgtgtttgtgcatgtgcatgcatgcgtacatatgtctactgtgtgagtatgtgtcatacgtatgattactgtgaatgtatgtgtgtgcgtgtgtatctgtttatgcacatgtgtgcacatggaatgggttaacatgacccctggaggcaaacatacggaaaaaattgatcatcctaggccctagagttctcgagatattcacagaaaactgtgtctgccctaccctcctttcggggggtccagtccagcggggggactacagatcaaaacgaaaaacgatggttccatgctatccatatggggttacatgcccaccaagtttcgtgtaccccggtctttcagtgtcccgggaatcattgacggaaatttgggcatgcgaaaaagaaaaaaaaaaaaataatctgactaaacctatatgaccgccgcaacaacattattatgaccgccgcgcagcgaagcggcggtcatataggtttagtcagattttttttttgttttgtttttttttctttcttttttttctttttcgcggGTAACTAGTtatctattaggatctagtttgttagttttgtcataactccctgatgcagaatagccagagcgtgtatatctcaatcggaaaattaaacaatatcgggtgcctatggactaggctgggtgaacccagcctgatctgcccgctatttattttttgatttcttaaaagattgagcttggtctgatgaaagccagactagccatggacctcagttaaacaatgcaagggaacatgaatcagcctatatttgcacgaacaataacggacaaaagctcttcaactttggcccgttaaaatgtgtatgaacagtctagcgacgcatttcatcgaggcccatttggacatgtcagttatttgcaccactggttagatgtaaaacagcatttcgtttcagactaggctactgttacttaatttgtgcattaacaataacgtttcagactactgttacttaatttgtgcattgacaataaagtattacatgaactaaagatgactaaaatcttatgtagaagaagaaacattcacaaaaaatccatccatccaaaaatgacctttgtttttgatagctgttgaaaacagcatggaactgacagagatgtttttgtttataaatacataaaaaataaataaataaataacattatgctgataccttttgcttttcccaaatacaatgtagcctacaggtgtaagtgacctttcatcaatccagttgcaatggatgaactgtgatgaactgccctacttgtgattgtttagagattttaaaggttttataacaatgctacatcttctttggctattctacaatctattcactttttcagcaccagtaggctactttctgtgcagccgcacacacacactcaggcatgccaaacaagcatacacaaaagtttcaagagtgggggatggagtaaaatatggagacaaattgaagtgtgatttattttcgcggaacggatgtacaggactgagcggcggtcatattttgtaccgctatgcggtacatctagttgtagtTGGGGTAATTACATGGCTAAAGCGCTGCCCTCATCAGAACTAAATAATATTAGTAAAGACAACGAGGTTATTGTAATTGGGGTAACCACATTGCTTATCGTTGGGAAAACATAAA encodes the following:
- the LOC121709893 gene encoding probable G-protein coupled receptor 83; this encodes MGLKHTSSGYFSQIYVFLNHTTFWNFSLDDELYDSGAKDETESENPTMKALLIIAYSVIIVISLFGNSVVCHVVIKSKRMHSVTSLFIMNLAIADLMITLLNTPFTLVRFVHSTWVFGRAMCHVSRFAQYCSVHVSALTLVAIAVDRHQLIMHPMKQRMSRVKGLVWIAVIWVMASSFSLPHAIYQQLLRFEYGEVRVICLPSFPAPSDLFWKYLDLATFVLLYVLPLSIISVAYIIVAKKVWVHNTIGDVTLAQSIAHRRRKRMTVKMLVLVVAVFAICWFPLNCYVVLLSSKVIQANNAVYFSFHWFATSSTCYNPFIYCWLNHNFRAELKALNFKSRYKTTPRLS